From a single Acyrthosiphon pisum isolate AL4f unplaced genomic scaffold, pea_aphid_22Mar2018_4r6ur Scaffold_21124;HRSCAF=23094, whole genome shotgun sequence genomic region:
- the LOC115034808 gene encoding uncharacterized protein LOC115034808 isoform X1, with protein MENEIFMITSERGSDLLVVKKHTFRHVRQREYGNNRWRCCKKQCTCTVLMTNDNKIMIESSGEHSHLVDSTQKIERQVLRENCKRKATSSIATRPIKIIRSQLMNSVSTELEYNDIKSVRKAMYIQRRKNFPPYPSSLENAITQLNKLQNEDFLMFRGKKFVHLPNDCTFICLTTEENLQCLTSCTDIFTDGTFDYAPKFFLQLYTIHSYKNGVYVPLVYFFLKNKFKNTYINVWKYLISICEKQSLLFKIEILHIDFEIGAIEATKEVFPYVKIKTCRFHLGQAWWRKINGNTKLRMADNDENNDLQLWLKSFFGLSFIAPDDVEDAFVELISTCPNIADGQLFSDYVLETYVEPGCLFPPILWAETPSLNPRYIFTNKSKKKYCLLYLYIFRTTNGAESFHATYNAQFTSAHPPTFVVISTLMETQAETVTKLSTIFKEKSSQNRRKN; from the exons atggaaaatgaaatttttatgaTAACTTCAGAAAGGGGGAGTGATTTATTAGTGGTGAAGAAACACACATTTCGACACGTCAGACAGCGGGAATATGGAAACAACAGATGGAGGTGCTGTAAAAAACAGTGTACTTGTACAGTCTTaatgacaaatgacaataaaataatgatagaaaGTTCTGGTGAGCATAGTCACCTGGTAGATTCTACTCAAAAAATCGAAAGGCAAGTTCTAAGGGAAAATTGTAAACGTAAAGCTACAAGTTCCATAGCTACCCggccaataaaaataattagaagtCAACTTATGAATAGCGTAAGTACCGAATtagaatataatgatataaaatcagttAGAAAGGCTATGTATATTCAACGAAGAAAAAACTTTCCTCCTTACCCTTCATCTTTAGAAAATGCCATTACGCAATTGAACAAGTTACAAAATGaagattttttaatgtttagagGGAAAAAATTTGTACATTTACCCAATGATTGCACTTTTATTTGCTTAACAACTGAAGAGAATCTTCAATGTTTGACAAGTTGCACAGATATATTTACGGACGGAACATTTGACTATgctccaaaattttttttgcaattataCACCATTCATAGCTATAAAAACGGTGTTTACGTACCTTTGGTATACTTTTTTCTaaagaataaatttaaaaacacatacataaatgtatggaaatatttaattagtatatgtGAAAAGCAAtcactactttttaaaattgaaatattacacATTGATTTTGAAATTGGTGCTATTGAAGCAACAAAAGAAGTTTTTCCGtatgtcaaaattaaaacttgcCGTTTTCACTTGGGACAAGCTTGGTGGCGCAAA aTTAATGGCAATACAAAACTAAGAATGGCAGACAACGATGAAAATAACGATTTACAATTATGgcttaaatcattttttggaCTTTCTTTCATCGCTCCAGATGACGTAGAGGATGCTTTTGTAGAACTTATAAGTACGTGTCCAAATATTGCAGATGGACAGCTATTTTCTGACTATGTTTTGGAGACGTATGTTGAACCTGGTTGTTTATTTCCACCTATTTTATGGGCTGAAACACCATCACTAAatcctaggtatatatttactaataagtctaaaaaaaaatattgtttactatatttatacattttcagaaCTACAAACGGGGCTGAAAGTTTCCATGCAACATATAACGCCCAGTTTACTAGTGCTCATCCACCGACATTTGTTGTTATAAGTACCCTTATGGAAACTCAGGCAGAAACCGTCACTAAATTATCAACCATTTTCAAAGAAAAATCAAGCCAAAATCGAAGGAAGAACTAA
- the LOC115034808 gene encoding uncharacterized protein LOC115034808 isoform X2: MENEIFMITSERGSDLLVVKKHTFRHVRQREYGNNRWRCCKKQCTCTVLMTNDNKIMIESSGEHSHLVDSTQKIERQVLRENCKRKATSSIATRPIKIIRSQLMNSVSTELEYNDIKSVRKAMYIQRRKNFPPYPSSLENAITQLNKLQNEDFLMFRGKKFVHLPNDCTFICLTTEENLQCLTSCTDIFTDGTFDYAPKFFLQLYTIHSYKNGVYVPLVYFFLKNKFKNTYINVWKYLISICEKQSLLFKIEILHIDFEIGAIEATKEVFPYVKIKTCRFHLGQAWWRKINGNTKLRMADNDENNDLQLWLKSFFGLSFIAPDDVEDAFVELISTCPNIADGQLFSDYVLETYVEPGCLFPPILWAETPSLNPRTTNGAESFHATYNAQFTSAHPPTFVVISTLMETQAETVTKLSTIFKEKSSQNRRKN; this comes from the exons atggaaaatgaaatttttatgaTAACTTCAGAAAGGGGGAGTGATTTATTAGTGGTGAAGAAACACACATTTCGACACGTCAGACAGCGGGAATATGGAAACAACAGATGGAGGTGCTGTAAAAAACAGTGTACTTGTACAGTCTTaatgacaaatgacaataaaataatgatagaaaGTTCTGGTGAGCATAGTCACCTGGTAGATTCTACTCAAAAAATCGAAAGGCAAGTTCTAAGGGAAAATTGTAAACGTAAAGCTACAAGTTCCATAGCTACCCggccaataaaaataattagaagtCAACTTATGAATAGCGTAAGTACCGAATtagaatataatgatataaaatcagttAGAAAGGCTATGTATATTCAACGAAGAAAAAACTTTCCTCCTTACCCTTCATCTTTAGAAAATGCCATTACGCAATTGAACAAGTTACAAAATGaagattttttaatgtttagagGGAAAAAATTTGTACATTTACCCAATGATTGCACTTTTATTTGCTTAACAACTGAAGAGAATCTTCAATGTTTGACAAGTTGCACAGATATATTTACGGACGGAACATTTGACTATgctccaaaattttttttgcaattataCACCATTCATAGCTATAAAAACGGTGTTTACGTACCTTTGGTATACTTTTTTCTaaagaataaatttaaaaacacatacataaatgtatggaaatatttaattagtatatgtGAAAAGCAAtcactactttttaaaattgaaatattacacATTGATTTTGAAATTGGTGCTATTGAAGCAACAAAAGAAGTTTTTCCGtatgtcaaaattaaaacttgcCGTTTTCACTTGGGACAAGCTTGGTGGCGCAAA aTTAATGGCAATACAAAACTAAGAATGGCAGACAACGATGAAAATAACGATTTACAATTATGgcttaaatcattttttggaCTTTCTTTCATCGCTCCAGATGACGTAGAGGATGCTTTTGTAGAACTTATAAGTACGTGTCCAAATATTGCAGATGGACAGCTATTTTCTGACTATGTTTTGGAGACGTATGTTGAACCTGGTTGTTTATTTCCACCTATTTTATGGGCTGAAACACCATCACTAAatcctag aaCTACAAACGGGGCTGAAAGTTTCCATGCAACATATAACGCCCAGTTTACTAGTGCTCATCCACCGACATTTGTTGTTATAAGTACCCTTATGGAAACTCAGGCAGAAACCGTCACTAAATTATCAACCATTTTCAAAGAAAAATCAAGCCAAAATCGAAGGAAGAACTAA